A part of Pseudomonas sp. HR96 genomic DNA contains:
- the ubiE gene encoding bifunctional demethylmenaquinone methyltransferase/2-methoxy-6-polyprenyl-1,4-benzoquinol methylase UbiE, with protein sequence MNDQRKASDTEPTTHFGYKTVAESQKAEKVAEVFHSVAAKYDLMNDLLSGGMHRLWKRFAIELSGVRVGNRVLDIAGGTGDLTRKFSQLVGPTGQVVLADINDSMLKVGRDRLLDLGVAGNVEFVQADAEKLPFPDNHFDCVTIAFGLRNVTHKDAAIASMLRVLKPGGRLLVLEFSKPTNKLMSKAYDAYSFAFMPLMGKLITNDAESYRYLAESIRMHPDQETLKAMMLQAGFDRVTYHNMTSGIVALHRGIKP encoded by the coding sequence ATGAACGATCAGCGCAAGGCCAGCGACACCGAACCCACCACTCACTTCGGCTACAAGACCGTGGCCGAAAGCCAGAAGGCGGAGAAGGTCGCCGAAGTGTTTCACTCGGTTGCGGCCAAGTACGACCTGATGAACGACCTGCTCTCCGGCGGCATGCATCGGTTGTGGAAACGCTTCGCCATCGAGCTGTCCGGCGTGCGCGTCGGCAACCGGGTGCTGGACATCGCCGGCGGTACTGGCGACCTGACCCGCAAATTCTCCCAACTGGTCGGCCCGACCGGCCAGGTGGTGCTGGCCGATATCAACGACTCCATGCTCAAGGTCGGCCGCGACCGCCTGCTCGACCTGGGAGTGGCTGGCAACGTCGAGTTCGTCCAGGCCGACGCCGAAAAGCTGCCGTTCCCGGACAACCATTTCGACTGCGTGACCATCGCCTTCGGCCTGCGCAACGTCACCCACAAGGACGCCGCCATTGCTTCGATGCTGCGCGTGCTCAAGCCCGGTGGCCGGCTGCTGGTGCTGGAATTCTCCAAGCCGACCAACAAGCTGATGTCCAAGGCCTACGACGCCTACTCGTTCGCCTTCATGCCGCTGATGGGCAAGCTGATCACCAATGACGCCGAGAGCTACCGCTACCTGGCCGAATCGATCCGCATGCACCCCGACCAGGAAACCCTCAAGGCCATGATGCTGCAGGCCGGCTTCGACCGCGTCACGTACCACAACATGACCAGCGGTATCGTCGCCCTGCACCGCGGCATCAAACCCTGA
- the ubiB gene encoding ubiquinone biosynthesis regulatory protein kinase UbiB, which translates to MKLLAVRRLLRIQRVVIRYRLDDLMFALPLPWWLMVLRFAMPWRWLPRSAKELSRGARLRLALQDLGPIFIKFGQILSTRRDLLPEDIADELMLLQDRVPPFDPQKAMQLIEEQLGAKITDVFSRFDVEPLASASVAQVHSAQLKTGEEVVVKVIRPGLRPIISQDLAWLFMLARQAERLSADARLLHPVDVVLDYEKTIYDELDLLREAANSSQLRRNFEDSDLLYVPQVYWDWCRPKVLVMERIYGIQVTDLATLADQRTDMKLLAERGVEIFFTQVFRDSFFHADMHPGNIFVSTVAPWSPKYIAIDCGIVGSLTPQDQDYLARNLFAFFKRDYRRVAQLHIDSGWVPAETKLNEFEAAIRTVCEPIFEKPLKDISFGQVLMRLFQTARRFNMEVQPQLVLLQKTLLNIEGLGRQLYPDLDLWSTAQPFLERWMRERVSPKSLLRNLQAQIEQIPHVAGMTRDLLEQLSQPDKRNPTPPWYQPRDRQILRLLGCGLLAGGAVLASHAVALDAIEAWPAWLMLAAGVYLVVRQ; encoded by the coding sequence ATGAAGCTGCTTGCCGTTCGCCGTTTGTTGCGCATCCAGCGCGTCGTGATTCGCTACCGTCTCGATGACCTGATGTTCGCCCTGCCGCTGCCCTGGTGGCTGATGGTGCTGCGCTTCGCCATGCCCTGGCGCTGGCTGCCGCGCAGCGCCAAAGAGCTCAGCCGGGGCGCGCGTCTGCGCCTGGCATTGCAGGACCTGGGGCCGATCTTCATCAAATTCGGGCAGATTCTTTCGACCCGCCGCGACCTGCTGCCCGAGGACATCGCCGACGAGCTGATGCTGCTGCAGGACCGCGTGCCGCCGTTCGACCCGCAAAAAGCCATGCAGTTGATCGAGGAGCAACTCGGGGCAAAGATCACCGACGTGTTCAGCCGCTTCGACGTCGAGCCGCTGGCCTCGGCCTCGGTCGCGCAGGTGCACTCGGCGCAGCTGAAAACCGGCGAAGAGGTGGTGGTCAAGGTGATCCGCCCGGGCCTGCGGCCGATCATCAGCCAGGACCTGGCCTGGCTGTTCATGCTCGCCCGCCAGGCCGAGCGGCTGTCGGCCGACGCGCGCCTGCTGCACCCGGTGGACGTGGTGCTCGACTACGAGAAGACCATCTACGACGAACTCGACCTGCTGCGCGAGGCGGCCAATTCCAGCCAGTTGCGGCGCAACTTCGAAGACTCCGACCTGCTCTACGTGCCCCAGGTGTACTGGGACTGGTGCCGGCCGAAAGTGCTGGTGATGGAACGCATCTACGGCATCCAGGTGACCGACCTGGCCACCCTCGCCGACCAGCGCACCGACATGAAGCTCTTGGCCGAGCGCGGCGTCGAGATCTTCTTCACCCAGGTGTTTCGCGACAGCTTCTTCCACGCCGACATGCACCCGGGCAACATCTTCGTCAGCACCGTGGCGCCGTGGAGCCCCAAGTACATCGCCATCGACTGCGGCATCGTCGGCAGCCTGACGCCCCAGGACCAGGACTACCTGGCACGCAACCTGTTCGCCTTCTTCAAGCGCGACTATCGCCGCGTGGCGCAGCTGCACATCGATTCGGGCTGGGTGCCGGCCGAGACCAAGCTCAACGAGTTCGAGGCGGCGATCCGCACCGTGTGCGAGCCGATCTTCGAGAAGCCGCTCAAGGACATCTCCTTCGGCCAGGTGCTGATGCGCCTGTTCCAGACCGCGCGGCGCTTTAACATGGAAGTCCAGCCGCAGCTGGTGCTGCTGCAAAAGACCCTGCTCAACATCGAAGGCCTGGGCCGCCAGCTGTACCCCGACCTCGACCTGTGGAGCACCGCCCAGCCGTTCCTCGAACGCTGGATGCGCGAGCGGGTCAGCCCCAAATCCCTGTTGCGCAACCTGCAGGCGCAGATCGAGCAGATCCCTCACGTGGCCGGCATGACCCGCGACCTGCTCGAACAACTGTCGCAGCCCGACAAACGCAACCCGACCCCGCCTTGGTACCAGCCGCGCGACCGGCAGATCCTGCGCCTGCTGGGCTGCGGCCTGCTCGCCGGTGGCGCGGTACTGGCCAGCCACGCCGTGGCGCTGGACGCCATCGAGGCCTGGCCGGCCTGGTTGATGCTGGCCGCCGGGGTCTATCTGGTCGTGCGCCAATAG
- a CDS encoding phosphoribosyl-ATP diphosphatase, whose product MSDTLTRLAQVLEERKGAAADSSYVASLYHKGLNKILEKVGEESVETIIAAKDAAVSGDCSDVIYETADLWFHSMVMLAALGQHPQAVLDELDRRFGLSGHIEKASRQPSE is encoded by the coding sequence ATGAGTGACACCCTGACCCGCCTGGCCCAGGTGCTCGAAGAGCGCAAGGGCGCGGCTGCCGACTCGTCCTACGTCGCCAGCCTGTATCACAAGGGCCTGAACAAGATTCTGGAGAAGGTTGGCGAGGAGTCGGTAGAAACCATCATCGCCGCCAAGGACGCCGCCGTCAGCGGAGATTGCAGCGATGTCATCTACGAAACCGCCGACCTGTGGTTTCATAGCATGGTCATGCTGGCTGCGCTGGGGCAACACCCGCAGGCGGTGCTGGACGAACTCGACCGGCGCTTCGGGCTGTCCGGACACATCGAGAAAGCCTCGCGCCAGCCATCTGAATAA
- the mdoH gene encoding glucans biosynthesis glucosyltransferase MdoH, with amino-acid sequence MSDFQAQPAQPESLSEYLAHLPLSDEQRAELASCTSFAELHQRLALEPSSGAGGVQASVGRRLTLSSAEELREAEMLTVDASGRVRLKITPPINRTKVVPEPWHTNMLVRGWRALTGKRQTPEPTSDKRDLPKARWRWVGSMRRYILLVLMLGQTIVAGWYMKGIMPYQGWGMVDFDEVVQQPILQTATQVLPYFLQTSILILFGILFCWVSAGFWTALMGFLELLTGHDKYRISGASAGNEPIEAGARTALVMPICNEDVPRVFAGLRATFESVKATGDLDKFDFFVLSDTNDPDIAVAEQQAWLQVCKEAGGFGHIHYRRRRRRVKRKSGNLDDFCRRWGGDYRYMVVLDADSVMSGECLTGLVRLMEATPDAGIIQTAPKASGMDTLYARMQQFATRVYGPLFTAGLHFWQLGESHYWGHNAIIRMKPFIEHCALAPLPGKGAFAGAILSHDFVEAALMRRAGWGVWIAYDLPGSYEELPPNLLDELKRDRRWCHGNLMNFRLFLVKGMHPVHRAVFLTGVMSYLSAPLWFFFLVLSTALLAVNTLMEPTYFLEPRQLYPLWPQWHPDKAVALFSTTIVLLFLPKLLSIILIWAKGAKQYGGVVKVTLSMLMEMLFSMLLAPVRMLFHTRFVLAAFLGWAATWNSPQRDDDSTPWSEAVKRHGSQTLLGAAWAALVIWLNPSFLWWLTPIVGSLMLSIPVSVISSRTNLGVAARDEKLFLIPEEYDTPQELISTDLYTHENRWHSLKDGFVRAVVDPQQNALAYGMATARHGLATPVEHMREVRVAKALAEGPEKLDNGTRLHLLSDPVALSRLHDQVWSSQNASWLGAWRQSIAADPHAPLLPLQPVVLGSATPLQSA; translated from the coding sequence ATGAGTGACTTTCAAGCACAACCGGCTCAGCCTGAATCGCTGAGCGAGTACCTGGCCCACCTGCCGCTCAGCGATGAGCAGCGGGCGGAGCTGGCCTCGTGCACCTCGTTCGCCGAGCTGCACCAGCGCCTGGCCCTGGAGCCTTCCTCTGGCGCCGGCGGCGTGCAGGCTTCGGTGGGGCGGCGCCTGACGCTGTCCAGCGCCGAGGAGCTGCGCGAAGCCGAGATGCTTACGGTGGATGCCAGCGGCCGCGTGCGGCTGAAGATCACCCCGCCCATCAACCGCACCAAGGTCGTGCCCGAGCCCTGGCACACCAACATGCTGGTGCGCGGCTGGCGGGCCCTGACCGGCAAGCGCCAGACCCCCGAGCCGACCAGCGACAAGCGCGACCTGCCCAAGGCGCGCTGGCGCTGGGTCGGTTCGATGCGCCGTTACATCCTGCTGGTGCTGATGCTCGGCCAGACCATCGTCGCCGGCTGGTACATGAAAGGCATCATGCCGTACCAGGGTTGGGGCATGGTCGACTTCGACGAAGTCGTCCAGCAGCCGATCCTGCAGACCGCCACCCAGGTGCTGCCGTACTTCCTGCAGACCAGCATCCTGATTCTCTTCGGGATTCTGTTCTGCTGGGTTTCGGCGGGTTTCTGGACCGCTCTGATGGGTTTTCTCGAACTGCTCACCGGCCACGACAAGTACCGCATCTCCGGGGCCAGCGCCGGCAACGAGCCGATCGAGGCGGGGGCGCGCACCGCACTGGTTATGCCGATCTGCAACGAAGACGTGCCGCGCGTGTTCGCCGGCCTGCGGGCGACCTTCGAGTCGGTCAAGGCCACCGGTGACCTCGACAAATTCGACTTCTTCGTGCTCAGCGACACCAACGACCCCGACATCGCCGTGGCCGAGCAACAGGCCTGGCTGCAGGTGTGCAAGGAGGCTGGTGGTTTCGGCCACATCCACTACCGCCGTCGGCGTCGCCGGGTCAAGCGCAAGAGCGGCAACCTCGACGACTTCTGCCGTCGCTGGGGCGGCGATTACCGCTACATGGTGGTCCTCGACGCCGACAGCGTGATGAGCGGTGAATGCCTGACCGGCCTGGTGCGCCTGATGGAAGCCACGCCAGACGCCGGCATCATCCAGACTGCGCCGAAAGCGTCGGGCATGGACACTCTGTATGCGCGCATGCAGCAGTTCGCCACCCGCGTGTACGGCCCGCTGTTCACCGCCGGCCTGCACTTCTGGCAGCTGGGCGAATCGCACTACTGGGGCCATAACGCGATCATTCGCATGAAGCCGTTCATCGAGCACTGCGCCCTGGCGCCGTTGCCGGGCAAAGGGGCCTTCGCCGGCGCCATTCTGTCCCACGACTTCGTCGAAGCGGCGCTGATGCGCCGGGCCGGCTGGGGCGTTTGGATTGCCTACGACCTGCCGGGCAGCTATGAAGAACTGCCGCCCAACCTGCTCGACGAGCTCAAGCGCGACCGTCGCTGGTGCCACGGCAACCTGATGAACTTCCGCCTGTTCCTGGTCAAGGGCATGCACCCGGTGCACCGTGCGGTGTTCCTGACCGGGGTCATGAGCTACCTGTCGGCGCCGTTGTGGTTCTTCTTCCTGGTGTTGTCGACGGCGTTGCTGGCGGTCAATACCTTGATGGAGCCGACCTACTTCCTGGAACCCCGGCAGTTGTACCCGTTGTGGCCGCAGTGGCACCCGGACAAGGCGGTGGCGCTGTTCTCCACCACCATCGTGCTGCTGTTCCTGCCCAAGTTGCTGAGCATCATCCTGATCTGGGCCAAGGGCGCGAAACAGTATGGCGGTGTGGTCAAGGTGACCCTGTCCATGCTCATGGAGATGCTGTTCTCCATGCTGTTGGCACCGGTGCGCATGCTGTTCCACACCCGCTTCGTGCTGGCCGCGTTCCTTGGCTGGGCCGCGACCTGGAACTCGCCGCAGCGCGACGACGACTCCACGCCGTGGTCCGAGGCGGTCAAGCGTCACGGTTCGCAGACCCTGCTGGGGGCGGCCTGGGCCGCGCTGGTGATCTGGCTGAACCCCAGCTTCCTGTGGTGGCTGACGCCGATCGTGGGCTCCTTGATGCTGTCGATTCCGGTGTCGGTGATTTCCAGCCGCACCAACCTGGGTGTGGCCGCGCGCGACGAGAAGCTGTTCCTGATTCCCGAGGAATACGACACGCCGCAGGAGTTGATCTCCACCGACCTGTACACCCACGAGAACCGCTGGCATTCGCTGAAGGATGGCTTCGTTCGCGCTGTGGTCGACCCGCAGCAGAACGCGCTGGCCTATGGCATGGCAACCGCCCGCCACGGTCTGGCGACGCCGGTCGAACACATGCGTGAAGTGCGCGTGGCCAAGGCCTTGGCCGAGGGGCCGGAGAAGCTCGACAACGGCACCCGCCTGCACCTGCTCAGCGACCCGGTGGCGCTGTCGCGCCTGCATGACCAGGTCTGGAGCAGCCAGAACGCGTCGTGGCTGGGCGCCTGGCGCCAGTCGATCGCGGCCGATCCCCATGCGCCGCTGCTGCCCTTGCAGCCGGTGGTGCTGGGCTCTGCCACGCCTCTGCAGAGCGCCTGA
- the tatC gene encoding twin-arginine translocase subunit TatC, which translates to MSDIPEQDQPMPLVSHLTELRTRLLRCVVVVFVVFACLFSFAQQIYTLVSAPLREYLPPGATMIATDVASPFLTPFKLTMMVSLFLAIPMILHQVWGFIAPGLYKHEKRVAVPLLVSSILLFYLGMAFAYFVVFPLVFKFFAHATPEGVTMATDIASYLDFVMTLFFAFGVAFEIPVAVVLLIWIGVVDVKYLRKIRPYVVIGCFVVGMILTPPDIFSQTLLAVPMWLLFEIGVLAGGMIRKRSDEDPEQEQQDRPPATRP; encoded by the coding sequence ATGAGCGATATCCCGGAACAAGACCAGCCGATGCCGCTGGTGTCGCACCTGACCGAACTGCGAACCCGCCTGCTGCGCTGCGTCGTCGTGGTCTTCGTGGTGTTTGCCTGCCTGTTCTCCTTCGCCCAGCAGATCTACACCCTGGTCTCGGCGCCGCTGCGTGAATACCTGCCGCCAGGCGCGACGATGATTGCCACCGACGTCGCCTCGCCGTTCCTGACGCCGTTCAAGCTGACCATGATGGTCTCGCTGTTCCTCGCCATCCCGATGATCCTGCACCAGGTCTGGGGCTTCATCGCTCCGGGCCTGTACAAGCACGAGAAGCGCGTGGCTGTACCGCTGCTGGTCTCCAGCATCCTGCTGTTCTACCTCGGCATGGCCTTCGCCTACTTCGTGGTGTTCCCGCTAGTGTTCAAGTTCTTCGCCCATGCCACGCCCGAAGGCGTGACCATGGCCACCGACATCGCCAGCTACCTGGATTTCGTCATGACGCTGTTCTTCGCCTTCGGCGTGGCGTTCGAGATCCCGGTGGCGGTGGTGCTGCTGATTTGGATCGGCGTGGTCGACGTCAAGTACCTGCGCAAGATCCGCCCGTACGTGGTCATCGGCTGCTTCGTGGTGGGCATGATCCTGACCCCACCGGATATCTTCTCGCAGACCCTGCTGGCCGTGCCGATGTGGCTGCTGTTCGAAATCGGCGTGCTGGCTGGCGGCATGATCCGCAAGCGCAGCGACGAAGACCCTGAACAAGAGCAGCAGGACCGCCCGCCCGCTACCCGCCCATGA
- a CDS encoding twin-arginine translocase TatA/TatE family subunit, which produces MGIFDWKHWIVILVVVVLIFGTKKLKNLGTDVGESIKGFRKAMNDDDKPAEPPVQPVHPQATSPINEPRPVSEPHTIDGQHHKVEEPIRKD; this is translated from the coding sequence ATGGGTATTTTTGACTGGAAACACTGGATCGTCATTCTGGTGGTCGTGGTGCTGATTTTCGGCACCAAGAAGCTGAAGAACCTCGGCACCGATGTCGGCGAGTCGATCAAGGGCTTTCGCAAGGCCATGAACGATGACGACAAGCCTGCCGAGCCGCCGGTACAACCGGTGCACCCGCAGGCCACCTCGCCGATCAACGAGCCGCGCCCGGTCAGCGAACCCCACACCATCGACGGCCAGCACCACAAGGTCGAAGAGCCCATCAGGAAAGACTGA
- the tatB gene encoding Sec-independent protein translocase protein TatB, which produces MFGISFSELVLVGLVALLVLGPERLPGAARTAGLWVGRLKRSFNAIKSEVEREIGADEIRRQLHNEHMQSLEQEARKILNPQYTPPSQQPEAAPAPDVPAPVATVSMPIDTPHAAATPATPAQPAEPVAAPAHITPVTPAPSANDPVQPPRAP; this is translated from the coding sequence ATGTTCGGTATCAGCTTCAGTGAATTGGTGCTCGTCGGGCTGGTCGCCTTGTTGGTGCTCGGCCCCGAGCGGCTGCCCGGCGCGGCGCGTACCGCAGGGTTGTGGGTGGGCCGCTTGAAGCGCAGCTTCAACGCCATCAAGTCGGAGGTCGAACGCGAGATCGGCGCCGACGAGATCCGTCGCCAGTTGCATAACGAGCACATGCAATCACTGGAGCAGGAAGCGCGCAAAATCCTCAATCCGCAGTACACGCCGCCTTCCCAGCAGCCTGAAGCGGCCCCGGCGCCCGACGTGCCCGCGCCCGTGGCCACCGTCTCGATGCCGATCGATACGCCGCACGCCGCTGCAACACCGGCAACGCCAGCCCAGCCGGCCGAACCGGTGGCCGCCCCGGCGCATATCACCCCGGTCACCCCTGCGCCCTCCGCCAACGATCCAGTACAGCCGCCGCGAGCCCCATGA
- a CDS encoding SCP2 domain-containing protein — protein sequence MLLDGLIAGAEHSLNRVLRLDSTALPRLGHLHGKVIEIDCQKPALQLFVLPGPQGLMLARHWAGEVDCTLRAPAASLAQLALSKDKTAVLHSPQVDLSGNSAVLLDLVAVLQDLDLDWEYEVQRWIGPVATSLLSGHLRSRAGWARQGLHSVGHNLADYLAEETRTLVGEHEAQARFAELDRLKIDLDRLEARIERLQRSHHSSDNE from the coding sequence ATGCTCCTCGACGGCCTGATCGCCGGCGCCGAGCACAGCCTCAACCGCGTGCTGCGCCTGGACAGCACCGCGCTGCCGCGCCTGGGGCACCTGCATGGCAAGGTCATCGAGATCGACTGCCAGAAGCCGGCCCTGCAATTGTTCGTGCTGCCCGGCCCGCAGGGCCTGATGCTGGCCCGGCATTGGGCCGGCGAGGTCGACTGCACCCTGCGCGCCCCGGCGGCGAGCCTGGCGCAGCTGGCCCTGAGCAAGGACAAGACCGCCGTGCTGCACAGCCCGCAGGTCGACCTGAGCGGCAACAGCGCCGTGCTGCTGGACCTGGTGGCCGTGCTCCAGGACCTGGATCTGGACTGGGAATACGAAGTGCAGCGCTGGATCGGCCCGGTGGCCACCAGCCTGCTCAGCGGCCATCTGCGCAGCCGCGCCGGCTGGGCCCGCCAGGGCCTGCACAGCGTTGGCCACAACCTGGCCGATTACCTGGCCGAAGAAACCCGCACTCTGGTGGGCGAACACGAGGCCCAGGCCCGTTTCGCCGAGCTGGACCGGCTTAAAATCGACCTGGATCGCCTGGAGGCCCGCATCGAGCGCCTCCAGCGCTCCCATCACTCCAGCGATAATGAATGA
- a CDS encoding 16S rRNA (uracil(1498)-N(3))-methyltransferase — protein MNLLLLEEADFVAPDRVVLSDRRLKHMQEVQGVAVGDTLRVGRIDGLLGSAQVLRLEPREAELSVDLTQAPPAKLPLTLVLALPRPKMLRRVFQTIATMGVPRLILVNSYRVEKSFWQTPFLQPQSIRENLILGLEQARDSVLPEVLIEKRLKPFAEDRLPAISAGTLGLLGHPGDHPPCPRGPLPGAVTLAIGPEGGWIPYEVEMLAKAGLQPVQLGDRILRVETAVTALLARLF, from the coding sequence ATGAACCTGCTGCTGCTCGAAGAGGCCGACTTCGTCGCGCCTGACCGCGTGGTGCTGAGCGACCGGCGTCTCAAGCATATGCAGGAAGTGCAGGGCGTCGCCGTAGGCGATACCCTGCGCGTCGGGCGCATCGACGGCCTGCTCGGCAGCGCCCAGGTGCTGCGCCTCGAGCCACGTGAAGCCGAGCTCTCGGTGGACCTCACGCAAGCGCCGCCGGCCAAGCTGCCGCTGACCCTGGTGCTGGCCCTGCCGCGGCCGAAGATGCTGCGGCGGGTGTTCCAGACCATCGCCACCATGGGTGTGCCGCGGCTGATTCTGGTCAACAGCTACCGGGTCGAGAAAAGTTTCTGGCAGACCCCGTTCCTGCAGCCCCAGAGCATTCGCGAAAACCTCATCCTGGGCCTGGAGCAGGCGCGTGACAGCGTGTTGCCCGAAGTGCTCATCGAAAAGCGTCTCAAGCCTTTTGCCGAGGACCGCCTGCCCGCCATCAGCGCCGGCACCCTGGGCCTGCTCGGCCACCCCGGGGACCACCCGCCCTGCCCCCGCGGCCCCCTGCCGGGCGCAGTCACCCTGGCCATCGGCCCCGAGGGCGGCTGGATTCCCTACGAGGTGGAAATGCTCGCCAAGGCCGGCCTGCAGCCGGTGCAACTGGGCGATCGCATCCTGCGCGTGGAGACCGCTGTCACTGCCCTGCTCGCCCGGCTGTTCTGA
- a CDS encoding methyl-accepting chemotaxis protein, which translates to MGGFLGNISVNRKLGTGFGLVLLLTLLITFTAWHALSSLLDRGDKIVSVSLIADGARDLRINRLDYQASGKSEDADKVRAALDALKLAIDDARGRMVVAEDIHNLDLANTAVADYRTAFAARDLTHMSQLGGQLLDISRTLTDAQNRRRDADALSARTTIAGAAVLALLVGIGAAWVITRQIVGPLRDTIRVVERVAEGDLSQDLAVNRRDELGRLQQSMQRMTLGLRELVGGIRDGVTQIASAAEQLSAVTEQTSAGVNAQKSETDLVATAMHQMNATVQEVARNAEEASEAASAADRQARDGDRVVGQAVAQIERLASEVEHSTQAMNELKRESDKIGGVLDVIKSVAQQTNLLALNAAIEAARAGEAGRGFAVVADEVRSLAQRTQKSTEEIEELISALHTGTQQVASAMDNSRSLTDSSVELTRKAGTALESITRTVSTIQSMNQQIAAAAEEQSATADEINRSVINVRDISDQTSAASEETAASSAELARLGVHLQGLVGKFRV; encoded by the coding sequence ATGGGTGGTTTTCTAGGGAATATCAGCGTCAATCGTAAACTGGGCACCGGTTTCGGGCTGGTGCTGTTGCTGACGTTGCTCATCACATTCACGGCATGGCACGCGCTCAGCAGCCTGCTCGACCGCGGTGACAAGATCGTATCGGTGTCATTGATTGCCGATGGCGCCCGCGACCTGCGCATCAATCGCCTGGATTACCAGGCCAGCGGCAAGAGCGAAGACGCCGACAAGGTGCGCGCCGCGCTCGATGCCTTGAAGCTCGCAATAGACGATGCGCGCGGACGCATGGTGGTCGCCGAAGATATCCATAACCTGGACCTGGCCAACACCGCCGTGGCCGACTACCGCACCGCCTTCGCCGCCCGTGACCTGACCCACATGAGTCAGCTGGGCGGGCAATTGCTGGACATCAGCCGCACCCTCACCGACGCGCAGAACCGCCGCCGCGATGCCGACGCCCTGAGCGCCAGGACCACCATCGCCGGCGCCGCCGTGCTGGCGCTGCTGGTGGGCATCGGCGCTGCCTGGGTGATCACCCGGCAGATCGTCGGGCCGTTGCGTGACACCATCCGCGTGGTCGAGCGCGTGGCCGAAGGCGACCTCAGCCAGGACCTCGCGGTCAACCGCCGTGACGAGTTGGGCCGCCTGCAGCAAAGTATGCAACGCATGACCCTGGGCCTGCGCGAACTGGTGGGTGGCATCCGCGACGGCGTCACGCAAATCGCCAGTGCGGCCGAGCAGTTGTCGGCGGTCACCGAGCAGACCAGCGCCGGGGTCAACGCGCAAAAGAGCGAGACGGACCTGGTGGCCACTGCCATGCACCAGATGAACGCCACGGTGCAGGAGGTGGCGCGCAATGCCGAAGAGGCCTCCGAGGCCGCCAGCGCGGCCGACCGCCAGGCCCGGGACGGCGATCGCGTGGTCGGCCAGGCAGTGGCGCAGATCGAACGCCTGGCCAGCGAGGTGGAGCACTCCACTCAGGCCATGAATGAGCTCAAGCGCGAAAGTGACAAGATCGGCGGGGTGCTCGACGTGATCAAGTCGGTGGCCCAGCAGACCAACCTGTTGGCGCTCAACGCCGCCATCGAGGCGGCGCGCGCGGGTGAGGCCGGGCGCGGCTTTGCCGTGGTCGCCGACGAAGTGCGCAGCTTGGCCCAGCGCACCCAGAAGTCCACCGAAGAGATCGAGGAATTGATCAGCGCCCTGCACACCGGCACCCAGCAGGTCGCCAGCGCCATGGACAACAGCCGCTCACTGACCGACAGCTCGGTGGAGTTGACGCGCAAGGCCGGCACCGCGCTGGAAAGCATCACCCGCACGGTGTCGACCATTCAGTCGATGAACCAGCAGATCGCCGCTGCTGCCGAAGAGCAGAGCGCCACGGCCGACGAGATCAACCGCAGCGTGATCAACGTGCGCGATATCTCCGACCAGACCTCGGCCGCCAGCGAAGAGACCGCCGCCTCGAGCGCCGAATTGGCGAGGTTGGGGGTACATCTGCAGGGTTTGGTAGGGAAATTCAGGGTCTAG
- the hisI gene encoding phosphoribosyl-AMP cyclohydrolase — MKDWLDEIKWDSDGLVPAIAQDHKTGRILMMAWMNREALGLTVAENRAIYWSRSRGRLWRKGEESGHVQHLHELRLDCDADVVVLQVEQVGEIACHTGRQSCFYRVYQNGAWQTVDPVLKDPHAIYQAGHSHE; from the coding sequence ATGAAAGACTGGCTGGACGAGATCAAATGGGACAGCGACGGCCTGGTACCGGCCATCGCCCAGGACCACAAGACCGGGCGCATCCTGATGATGGCCTGGATGAACCGCGAGGCGCTGGGTCTCACCGTGGCCGAGAACCGCGCTATCTACTGGTCGCGCTCGCGCGGCCGCCTGTGGCGCAAGGGCGAAGAGTCCGGGCACGTGCAGCATCTGCATGAGCTGCGCCTGGACTGCGACGCCGACGTGGTCGTGCTGCAAGTCGAACAAGTGGGCGAGATTGCCTGTCATACAGGGCGCCAGAGCTGCTTTTACCGGGTGTACCAGAACGGCGCGTGGCAAACCGTCGACCCGGTGCTCAAAGACCCTCACGCCATCTACCAAGCGGGGCACAGCCATGAGTGA